From Salinicoccus roseus, one genomic window encodes:
- a CDS encoding DUF1798 family protein yields the protein MSRKASFEDLRALLDEVDRRYDMARSGHEFDFASEIEPFLEENKGLVDAISGIGTDFRFNPPTREKVVEEFMELLMACHAGRFSLKLYREKYKFINMWLAHAEREGLFR from the coding sequence TTGTCAAGAAAGGCATCTTTTGAAGACCTGCGGGCGCTGCTCGATGAAGTGGACCGCAGATATGATATGGCGAGGTCCGGTCATGAATTTGATTTTGCATCCGAAATCGAACCGTTCCTTGAAGAGAACAAGGGGCTGGTGGACGCCATCAGCGGCATCGGCACCGACTTCAGGTTCAATCCGCCGACACGGGAGAAGGTCGTCGAGGAGTTCATGGAACTTCTGATGGCCTGCCACGCAGGGCGGTTCAGCCTGAAGCTGTACCGTGAGAAGTACAAGTTCATCAACATGTGGCTGGCTCATGCAGAGAGGGAGGGGCTGTTCCGATGA
- a CDS encoding sulfurtransferase: MTIIDGSTHAGDLPDDLILVDCRNVMDDLEASWRKVADHPLKGAVHMPQSPWMFDSPGLNRGRHPIPCRSVVEALHQALKQEGGTLLLVDDEKQFFHTRLYYLFSLYGFDALLWNDSLERLKSLSGKIRDSAATLPAEDLERRGTFDDADKNLLAGMDEVKAAVDDRDVLLIDVRARARYLGEEEPIDRKMGHIPGAVNIPYGDVFRSGRMDFDALEDMRGFLGGFSEIIVYCGSGMSATPPFLVLHEMGLPARLYGGSFSEWITDGANSVETGESPLNERIVSQNE, translated from the coding sequence ATGACGATCATAGACGGAAGTACCCACGCAGGTGACCTGCCTGATGATCTTATACTGGTCGACTGCAGGAATGTGATGGACGATCTGGAGGCATCATGGCGGAAAGTGGCCGACCATCCTCTCAAAGGGGCTGTCCATATGCCCCAGAGCCCGTGGATGTTCGATTCACCCGGGCTGAACCGAGGCAGGCATCCGATACCCTGCAGGAGTGTGGTCGAAGCCCTGCATCAGGCATTGAAACAGGAGGGCGGGACACTGCTGCTCGTCGATGATGAAAAGCAGTTCTTCCACACACGGCTCTACTACCTATTCAGTCTCTACGGCTTCGATGCCCTTTTGTGGAATGATTCGCTGGAGCGCCTCAAGTCCCTGTCAGGGAAGATCAGGGATAGTGCAGCAACACTTCCTGCTGAAGACCTGGAGCGTAGGGGCACATTTGATGATGCCGACAAAAACCTGCTTGCAGGCATGGATGAAGTCAAGGCGGCTGTGGATGACAGGGACGTGCTGCTGATTGACGTCCGGGCACGCGCGCGGTACCTCGGTGAAGAGGAGCCCATCGACCGGAAGATGGGGCACATACCAGGGGCTGTGAACATTCCCTATGGGGATGTCTTCCGTTCGGGAAGGATGGATTTCGATGCACTCGAAGATATGCGGGGCTTCCTCGGCGGCTTCAGTGAGATCATCGTCTACTGCGGCTCGGGCATGAGTGCAACACCACCATTTCTCGTCCTTCATGAAATGGGACTGCCCGCAAGGCTCTACGGCGGCAGTTTCTCCGAGTGGATTACGGACGGGGCCAACAGCGTTGAAACAGGGGAGAGCCCCCTCAATGAAAGGATCGTTTCACAAAATGAATAA
- a CDS encoding 5'-3' exonuclease, which translates to MNNNILVVDGMALLFRHFYATSFRQQFMYNAYDRPTNGVQGVVRHVLKLVETLRPQQLIITWDMGSQTVRNEWFADYKKDRVAPPDELIPQFDYVKEVLDDLNMFQIGLKGYEADDIIGTLSKTYKDIVIVSGDRDLLQLLDEDNALWLTKKGYTVYDQYTKARFEAEHGITPDQFIDVKALMGDASDGYKGVKGIGEKTAFKLIREFGSVEDLLLNLDQLTPAVRTKIETDIDSLKISHRLARIITDVPVDLDLVESRSTLNISKPEIQTILDAHDLKISSKYVQTLDL; encoded by the coding sequence ATGAATAACAATATACTGGTAGTGGACGGCATGGCATTGCTGTTCCGCCACTTCTATGCAACAAGCTTCCGCCAGCAGTTCATGTACAATGCCTACGACAGGCCGACCAACGGTGTCCAGGGGGTCGTCCGCCATGTCCTGAAGCTGGTCGAGACCCTGAGGCCGCAGCAGCTCATCATTACATGGGATATGGGATCGCAGACCGTCAGGAATGAATGGTTTGCAGACTATAAGAAGGACAGGGTGGCACCGCCCGATGAACTCATTCCCCAGTTCGACTATGTGAAGGAAGTGCTTGATGATCTGAACATGTTCCAGATCGGCCTCAAGGGCTATGAAGCGGATGACATCATCGGCACCCTTTCAAAGACATATAAGGATATCGTCATCGTGAGCGGCGACCGTGACCTGCTCCAGCTTCTGGATGAAGACAATGCATTATGGCTCACCAAGAAGGGTTATACGGTGTATGACCAGTACACGAAGGCCCGGTTTGAAGCGGAGCACGGCATCACACCCGACCAGTTCATCGACGTCAAGGCGCTGATGGGGGATGCCAGTGACGGATACAAGGGCGTCAAGGGTATAGGGGAGAAGACGGCCTTCAAACTCATCCGTGAATTCGGAAGTGTGGAGGACCTCCTCCTGAACCTCGACCAGCTGACACCTGCTGTGCGTACGAAGATCGAGACGGATATCGACTCCCTGAAGATCTCCCACAGGCTTGCCAGAATCATCACCGATGTACCGGTAGACCTGGACCTCGTCGAATCACGCAGCACCCTGAACATTTCAAAACCTGAAATCCAGACCATCCTGGATGCACATGACCTCAAGATCAGCAGCAAATATGTGCAGACCCTGGATCTATAG
- a CDS encoding ribonuclease HI family protein, translating to MARAYIDAAASKNPDMAAGAVVFKDEGTTLEFTTFLGEMDNHEAEWAVLAFAVDKALEHSLNSLIVHTDSKVIADSFDRNHVKNPVFKKYFDQISQHLDKFDLFIVSWTPRGSNRRADELAKETLYRNRKG from the coding sequence GTGGCAAGAGCATATATAGATGCGGCGGCATCGAAGAATCCTGATATGGCCGCCGGCGCGGTTGTCTTCAAGGATGAAGGGACCACCCTCGAGTTCACCACCTTCCTTGGGGAGATGGACAACCACGAAGCGGAATGGGCTGTATTGGCGTTTGCAGTGGATAAGGCACTGGAGCATTCCCTCAATTCGCTGATCGTCCATACGGATTCAAAGGTGATCGCAGACAGTTTCGACAGGAATCATGTAAAAAATCCAGTATTCAAAAAATACTTCGATCAGATTTCACAGCACCTTGATAAATTCGACCTGTTCATCGTCAGCTGGACGCCGAGGGGCAGTAACCGGCGGGCAGACGAACTGGCGAAGGAAACTTTGTACAGGAACAGAAAAGGCTGA
- a CDS encoding zinc-finger domain-containing protein, with protein MNLEVLDKINALEEKYCQGCLLKELNRSEGTRTAAHNFCIHECSVGIAIRSHGNKLQ; from the coding sequence GTGAATCTCGAAGTATTGGATAAGATCAATGCCCTTGAAGAAAAGTATTGCCAAGGCTGTCTTCTTAAGGAACTGAACCGTTCCGAAGGCACCCGGACGGCTGCACATAATTTCTGCATCCACGAGTGTTCTGTAGGCATCGCCATACGGTCACACGGGAATAAGCTGCAATAG
- a CDS encoding dynamin family protein, giving the protein MAATETLEILYKLKKEILKSENEDLVSQIDHAIMKTYKDQLVFSFIGHYSAGKSSLINHMLNQEILPSSPVPTTSNTVSVEIGDSEEIQAFVDQYRYIPLENYESLRKLNTRDLDITSISMNVPHALFRERTVFQDTPGVDSNTSSHGESTNRFLLNSDYIFFTVEYNHVESEHNMKLLKEIADLNIPFSLIINQIDKHDDRELSMDTFLSRIRRTLDQWSIVPEHVFTTSIYDSPYNEINQVTKHISEIEAARDAYEAAYHERIIRNIEDRQLQYLEDAEADLCSQLDISGEPTREAVESHLAYLGKEVEKSGIARLHEDPEALRTHVQKALKDITANSYIYPHQVKSAITDFLKVLSGEIQPGGLFGKRKKAKMLYEEYKEKIGQEIAPVLQTEINAPVNGMFDSLGLEGAPFKYEWNPDVLIEEEITSLSSNYIMNYLDKLKREIESDISSKAMEHLKGLEAGGWDQKDSDDHLTEEIRLYTSLGEVLALKESLETDNYRHFYIHLDDEMERLKLTEPISHDFGEAEPEKTYSSDSDGPAEVEEMDTPYFTRLAGMLEDHPRYEDFRTIIEDKLERIRNGQVNISVFGGFSAGKTTFINALMGEARLTTSPNPTTATITEIAGGGESHALYKTEEDLVQSLAVITNREGESVDDFLPWIRKNKKAVKEAYIPFLNGIETHYARHREHLGTDVVMPTDELIGKISTDEEAIFIHKAFLSIDNEFTNNFSVIDSPGINSINERHTKETHNIISASDMIIYVSYYNHVFSRSDEQFLQYIKSIKGDDFPVIFIVNAVDLMKSEADLDKVLDYIRSALGQLNIKNRVFPLSAKQALEGGDGRFDHAKEEIVSLAHRNASMIQYQSLEETAGQLKHAIAGNMKRYHNQHEEKAHIEAVRNQLISDLEQFTAHSAAPTLHQELDIILSHVEKQLTLKLYDHLKGLVSASDMRNRKFIAENRTFLINSINQQLSLEIATSFNAIYHKADRELEQDIRKLNASLREAQTAHHIETVQVDRPQPEAGADPDRLLDFQKPLHQARNQPRDFRTLQLDLAKALVQSMDAENMQADMSAMIDGYLEDVDRKMQEPLESIRQSLKEPLPEISDAEYAEDRKLDQAIENLEGIEA; this is encoded by the coding sequence TTGGCTGCGACAGAGACACTGGAAATCCTATACAAACTGAAGAAGGAAATACTCAAGTCCGAAAATGAAGACCTTGTTTCCCAGATCGACCATGCGATTATGAAGACATACAAAGATCAGCTGGTCTTCTCCTTCATCGGGCATTATTCCGCCGGGAAGTCGAGCCTGATCAACCATATGCTGAACCAGGAGATACTGCCGTCCTCCCCGGTGCCGACCACCAGCAACACCGTTTCGGTTGAAATCGGGGACAGCGAGGAGATACAGGCTTTCGTCGACCAGTACCGGTATATCCCGCTTGAAAACTACGAATCCTTGAGGAAACTGAATACGCGGGACCTCGACATCACCTCCATCTCGATGAATGTGCCGCATGCACTTTTCCGGGAACGGACCGTCTTCCAGGACACCCCGGGTGTGGACTCCAACACGAGCAGCCACGGGGAGAGCACCAACCGCTTCCTCCTCAACAGCGACTACATCTTCTTCACAGTCGAATACAACCATGTGGAGAGTGAACACAACATGAAGCTGCTCAAGGAGATCGCCGACCTCAACATACCGTTCTCACTCATCATCAACCAGATCGACAAGCACGATGACCGGGAGCTCTCCATGGACACCTTCCTCTCCCGCATCAGGCGGACACTGGACCAGTGGAGCATCGTGCCTGAACATGTATTCACGACTTCGATCTATGACTCGCCATACAACGAAATCAACCAGGTGACGAAGCACATCTCGGAAATCGAGGCGGCGCGGGACGCCTATGAAGCGGCATACCACGAACGGATCATCAGGAACATCGAAGACAGGCAGCTCCAGTACCTCGAGGATGCAGAAGCGGATCTCTGCAGTCAGCTCGACATATCCGGGGAGCCGACGCGTGAAGCGGTGGAATCGCACCTTGCTTACCTTGGGAAGGAAGTGGAGAAGAGCGGCATTGCCCGCCTTCATGAGGATCCGGAGGCACTGCGCACGCATGTCCAGAAGGCGCTCAAGGATATTACGGCAAACAGCTACATATATCCGCACCAGGTGAAGTCGGCCATCACCGATTTCCTGAAGGTGCTTTCCGGTGAGATACAGCCGGGCGGCCTGTTCGGCAAGAGGAAAAAGGCGAAGATGCTCTATGAAGAGTATAAGGAAAAGATCGGGCAGGAGATTGCACCTGTGCTGCAGACCGAAATCAATGCTCCGGTCAACGGCATGTTCGATTCCCTAGGTCTCGAGGGCGCCCCCTTCAAGTATGAATGGAATCCGGATGTCCTGATCGAGGAGGAGATCACCTCCCTATCATCTAACTACATCATGAACTATCTGGACAAGCTGAAGCGTGAGATCGAATCCGACATCTCATCAAAAGCGATGGAACACCTGAAGGGCCTTGAAGCAGGGGGGTGGGATCAGAAGGACAGTGACGACCACCTGACGGAAGAGATACGGCTGTACACCTCCCTTGGGGAGGTGCTGGCCCTGAAGGAATCGCTAGAGACCGACAACTACAGGCATTTCTACATCCATCTGGATGATGAGATGGAACGGCTCAAGCTGACAGAGCCGATCAGCCATGACTTCGGCGAGGCGGAGCCCGAGAAGACGTACTCCAGCGACAGCGATGGACCGGCGGAAGTGGAAGAGATGGACACGCCATACTTCACAAGATTGGCCGGGATGCTCGAGGACCATCCAAGGTATGAAGATTTCCGAACGATCATCGAAGACAAGCTCGAGCGCATCAGGAACGGTCAGGTCAACATCAGCGTCTTTGGTGGATTCAGTGCCGGCAAGACGACCTTCATCAACGCCCTGATGGGGGAGGCCCGCCTGACGACGAGCCCGAACCCGACGACGGCGACGATTACGGAAATTGCGGGTGGCGGCGAGAGCCATGCCCTCTATAAGACTGAAGAAGACCTCGTCCAGTCGCTTGCTGTCATCACGAACAGGGAGGGCGAATCGGTCGACGACTTCCTGCCGTGGATCAGAAAGAATAAGAAGGCGGTCAAAGAGGCCTATATCCCGTTCCTGAACGGCATCGAAACCCACTATGCCCGCCACCGGGAACACCTCGGCACCGATGTTGTGATGCCGACCGATGAACTGATCGGAAAGATCAGTACGGATGAGGAGGCGATCTTCATCCATAAGGCCTTCCTCTCCATCGACAATGAATTCACGAACAACTTTTCGGTCATCGATTCCCCTGGAATCAACTCGATCAATGAACGGCATACGAAAGAGACGCACAACATCATCTCAGCGAGTGACATGATCATCTACGTATCCTACTACAACCATGTCTTCAGCCGTTCCGATGAACAGTTCCTCCAGTACATCAAGTCCATCAAGGGGGACGACTTCCCGGTCATATTCATCGTCAATGCCGTCGACCTGATGAAATCTGAAGCGGATCTCGACAAAGTGCTCGACTACATCCGCTCCGCCCTCGGTCAGCTGAATATAAAGAACAGGGTCTTCCCGCTTTCTGCAAAGCAGGCACTTGAAGGTGGGGACGGACGGTTCGATCATGCGAAGGAGGAGATCGTCTCCCTGGCGCACCGCAATGCCTCGATGATACAGTACCAGTCACTCGAGGAGACGGCCGGCCAGCTGAAGCATGCCATAGCGGGCAACATGAAGCGGTACCATAACCAGCATGAGGAAAAGGCGCACATCGAAGCGGTCAGGAATCAACTGATTTCGGATCTCGAACAGTTCACCGCACACAGCGCGGCGCCGACACTGCATCAGGAGCTCGACATCATCCTCTCCCATGTGGAAAAGCAGCTGACGCTGAAGCTGTATGATCACCTGAAGGGACTCGTCTCCGCGTCGGATATGAGGAACAGGAAGTTCATTGCAGAGAACAGGACCTTCCTCATCAACAGCATCAACCAGCAGTTGAGCCTGGAGATTGCGACCAGCTTCAATGCAATCTATCATAAGGCGGACAGGGAGCTTGAGCAGGACATCAGAAAATTGAACGCGTCGCTCAGGGAGGCACAGACCGCCCATCACATCGAAACGGTGCAGGTCGACCGGCCGCAGCCGGAAGCGGGAGCCGATCCGGACCGTCTGCTCGATTTCCAGAAGCCGCTTCACCAGGCAAGGAACCAGCCGAGGGACTTCCGCACCCTGCAGCTCGATTTGGCAAAAGCCCTCGTGCAGTCCATGGATGCGGAGAACATGCAGGCCGATATGAGCGCAATGATCGATGGCTATCTCGAAGATGTGGACCGGAAGATGCAGGAACCACTCGAGAGCATCCGGCAGTCCCTGAAGGAGCCATTGCCGGAAATAAGCGATGCGGAATATGCCGAAGACAGGAAACTGGATCAGGCAATCGAAAATTTGGAGGGGATTGAAGCATGA
- the gpsB gene encoding cell division regulator GpsB, with the protein MNEYTLKLSAKDIFEKEFEKSLRGFKPIEVDSFLDDVISDYQKMADMNSNLKRLEEENARLKKEVEELRIRVATNSRSVDNQAQTHQIDILKRLSNLEKKVFGQSKVN; encoded by the coding sequence ATGAACGAATATACGCTGAAGCTTTCGGCAAAGGATATATTCGAAAAAGAGTTCGAGAAGTCTCTTAGAGGTTTCAAACCCATTGAAGTAGATAGTTTCCTCGATGATGTCATCAGCGACTATCAAAAAATGGCCGACATGAACAGCAATCTCAAAAGACTCGAAGAAGAGAACGCACGGCTGAAGAAGGAAGTTGAAGAACTCCGGATCCGTGTTGCGACGAATTCGAGGTCGGTGGACAACCAGGCGCAGACCCATCAGATAGACATCCTGAAACGGCTGAGCAATCTGGAGAAGAAAGTGTTTGGACAGTCCAAAGTCAATTAG
- a CDS encoding virulence factor has translation MPGTGCKKKPKLESDFGAVSTQVLTFKNIPYQIKLNDGEEHRKQLPGHFLKAVEEATLPEDNIILLRKWEDYGTRYGEPEEIFGELLEELDALYDEKRLAELVQEARTKTTPEPKRYFRVSVDDFRSKENWKDRLWLLNHMETPTEADYEVLSLALEDEKMQVRREAVSLLAMIEEKATLPYLKRALGDRSVPVRRTAGDAYSDLGYKEGLEDVYPLLDDRSPIVRWRAAMFIYEVGDEESLPHLKAHTDEPQYDVRLQIEMAIARIEQGEAALGSVWKQIQERER, from the coding sequence ATCCCGGGAACAGGATGTAAAAAAAAACCAAAATTAGAGAGTGATTTCGGGGCCGTCTCCACACAGGTCCTGACATTCAAAAATATACCCTACCAGATCAAACTGAATGATGGGGAGGAGCACCGGAAGCAGCTGCCCGGCCATTTCCTGAAGGCGGTGGAGGAAGCGACATTGCCGGAGGATAATATCATCCTCCTCAGGAAGTGGGAGGACTATGGCACGCGATATGGTGAACCTGAAGAGATATTCGGGGAACTGCTGGAGGAACTGGATGCACTCTATGATGAAAAGAGGCTTGCAGAGCTTGTCCAGGAAGCCCGGACGAAGACGACACCTGAGCCGAAAAGGTATTTCAGAGTTTCCGTCGACGACTTCCGGTCAAAAGAGAACTGGAAGGATCGTCTGTGGCTGCTGAACCACATGGAGACGCCGACGGAAGCGGATTATGAAGTGCTTTCACTTGCACTTGAGGACGAAAAGATGCAGGTGAGGAGGGAAGCCGTCAGTCTGCTTGCCATGATTGAGGAGAAGGCGACGCTGCCATATCTGAAGCGTGCGCTCGGTGACCGTTCGGTGCCCGTCAGGAGGACGGCGGGAGATGCCTATAGTGATCTCGGGTATAAGGAAGGACTCGAGGACGTCTATCCTCTTCTGGATGACAGGAGCCCCATCGTCAGATGGCGTGCCGCAATGTTCATCTACGAGGTGGGGGATGAAGAGAGCCTGCCACATCTTAAGGCACATACGGACGAGCCACAGTATGATGTCCGTCTGCAGATCGAAATGGCCATCGCCAGAATAGAGCAGGGGGAAGCTGCCCTCGGCAGTGTCTGGAAACAAATTCAAGAAAGGGAGCGGTAG
- a CDS encoding NifU N-terminal domain-containing protein, with the protein MEIVKIEPTPSPNTMKITVSEEKAEMKSSTYRQVTDEAPDFINRILELEDVTSVFHALDFVSVDKSPKADWETLIPEIEQTFTSREQDVKKNQN; encoded by the coding sequence ATGGAAATCGTTAAAATTGAACCAACACCAAGCCCGAACACAATGAAGATCACTGTAAGCGAAGAGAAAGCGGAGATGAAGTCATCCACATACCGTCAGGTGACGGATGAAGCGCCTGATTTCATCAACCGGATTCTTGAACTCGAAGATGTAACGAGCGTCTTCCACGCCCTCGACTTCGTCTCTGTGGACAAGTCCCCGAAAGCCGACTGGGAGACCCTGATCCCGGAAATTGAACAGACGTTCACATCCCGGGAACAGGATGTAAAAAAAAACCAAAATTAG
- the recU gene encoding Holliday junction resolvase RecU, which translates to MYMKYPKGIKPRPKGPISRNRTPDGKVKYGSRGMTLEKDLDQTNAYYLETGRAVIHKKPTPVQIVNVDYPSRRKAKIDEAYFKVPSTSDYNGIYRGRYIDFEAKETRNDKRFPFINIHEHQVDHMRRCHEQGGVVFIIIKFSLYDETYLMPIGHFLPFWEAFLDGGRKSIRYTDIKDASLLLKQGINPRISYLDAVDEFYFENGE; encoded by the coding sequence ATGTACATGAAATATCCCAAGGGCATCAAACCCCGGCCGAAAGGTCCCATCAGCAGGAACCGCACACCGGACGGCAAAGTGAAGTACGGCTCCAGGGGAATGACTCTGGAGAAGGACCTGGACCAGACGAATGCATACTATCTGGAGACGGGTCGCGCCGTCATTCACAAGAAGCCGACGCCCGTCCAGATCGTCAATGTGGACTACCCTTCAAGGAGAAAGGCGAAGATTGATGAAGCCTATTTCAAGGTCCCTTCGACGAGTGACTACAACGGCATATACAGGGGCCGGTATATAGATTTTGAAGCAAAGGAGACACGAAACGACAAGCGCTTCCCCTTCATCAACATACATGAACACCAGGTGGATCATATGAGGCGCTGCCATGAGCAGGGCGGCGTCGTGTTCATCATCATCAAGTTCTCATTATACGATGAAACATACCTGATGCCGATCGGGCATTTCCTGCCTTTCTGGGAAGCATTCCTTGATGGCGGCAGGAAGTCCATCAGGTACACGGACATAAAAGACGCGAGCCTGCTGCTGAAGCAGGGGATCAACCCGCGGATCAGCTACCTTGATGCAGTCGACGAATTTTATTTTGAGAATGGAGAATAG
- a CDS encoding SLOG family protein: MKTLIAGYRPYELGIFKDTQPEAEVLKQFMREKVRAYAETGTEWFIIQGYTGIEFYAAEAIMDVREEYGFKFSVLKPFHNFDDRYKEEDQLKLNRILEASDFHNFVFNRPYESPKMFRMINQFLIEHSDQALIVFDEEVESKTRFIYEQMLEFQENNPYNIERIQFDEINAFIDSAYER; this comes from the coding sequence ATGAAGACGCTGATAGCGGGATACCGTCCATACGAGCTCGGCATCTTCAAGGACACGCAGCCGGAAGCCGAAGTGCTGAAGCAATTCATGCGGGAGAAGGTGCGGGCGTATGCTGAAACGGGGACCGAGTGGTTCATCATCCAAGGGTATACGGGCATCGAATTCTATGCTGCAGAGGCCATAATGGACGTCCGGGAGGAGTACGGTTTCAAGTTCTCCGTGCTGAAGCCGTTCCACAATTTCGACGACCGGTACAAGGAGGAGGACCAGCTGAAGCTGAACCGGATACTGGAAGCCAGCGACTTCCACAACTTCGTCTTCAATCGTCCATACGAGTCACCGAAGATGTTCAGGATGATCAACCAGTTCCTGATCGAACATTCCGACCAGGCCCTCATCGTATTCGATGAGGAGGTCGAGTCGAAAACACGTTTCATATACGAGCAAATGCTTGAATTCCAGGAGAATAATCCGTATAATATTGAAAGAATACAATTTGACGAAATCAATGCTTTCATAGATTCCGCTTATGAGAGGTGA
- a CDS encoding THUMP domain-containing class I SAM-dependent RNA methyltransferase codes for MQFKLLANTPMGIERVVADEIEALGYETRLENGRVYFEGDETAIIRTNLMMRTADRIRIIVGDFNVETFDELFEKTKALPWSDILGPAAAFPVTGRSHKSTLYSVPDVQRIVKKAIVEHLKDAFSIKTKLPETGPRYKVDISILKDRAVLTIDTSGDALHKRGYRTGQGEAPIKETLAATMLKLANYDGSNTLLDPFAGSGTIPIEAAMMALNIAPGSNRTFDAEKWDIIPEEDWKRERMALEDAAHYDREVRILASDIDPEMIQIAKDNAMEVGLLDNIHFETRDIHDMELEEHHVQIVTNPPYGERIGEAKAVEEMYRKIGEMMAKDPTLSVYLMTSNKMFEHIVGKKATKRRKLFNGYIETTYFQYWGKRGE; via the coding sequence ATGCAGTTCAAATTGCTGGCAAATACACCAATGGGGATAGAGAGAGTAGTGGCGGATGAGATCGAAGCGCTCGGCTATGAAACAAGACTCGAGAACGGAAGGGTCTATTTCGAGGGGGATGAGACGGCCATCATCCGGACCAATCTGATGATGCGGACCGCCGACCGCATACGCATCATCGTCGGCGACTTCAATGTCGAGACATTCGATGAACTCTTCGAGAAGACGAAGGCGCTGCCATGGTCGGATATACTCGGACCGGCCGCAGCATTCCCCGTCACGGGGCGCTCCCACAAGTCGACGCTCTACAGCGTGCCGGACGTCCAGAGGATCGTCAAGAAGGCCATCGTCGAGCATCTGAAGGACGCCTTCAGCATCAAGACGAAGCTGCCGGAGACCGGACCGCGCTATAAGGTCGACATCTCCATACTCAAGGACCGTGCCGTACTCACCATCGATACGAGCGGGGATGCCCTCCACAAGCGGGGATACAGGACTGGTCAGGGTGAGGCGCCGATCAAGGAGACCCTTGCCGCCACCATGCTCAAGCTCGCCAACTATGACGGGTCGAACACCCTGCTCGATCCATTCGCAGGATCCGGCACAATACCGATCGAAGCGGCCATGATGGCACTGAACATCGCACCGGGCTCAAACCGGACATTCGACGCTGAGAAGTGGGACATCATACCGGAAGAGGACTGGAAGCGCGAGCGGATGGCGCTTGAAGATGCCGCCCACTATGACAGGGAAGTGCGCATCCTGGCATCCGACATCGATCCGGAAATGATCCAGATCGCCAAGGACAATGCCATGGAAGTGGGGCTGCTCGATAACATCCACTTCGAAACACGGGACATACATGACATGGAACTCGAGGAGCATCATGTACAGATCGTCACCAACCCGCCATACGGGGAACGTATCGGGGAGGCCAAGGCAGTGGAGGAGATGTACCGCAAGATCGGGGAAATGATGGCGAAGGATCCGACACTGAGCGTCTACCTCATGACATCGAACAAGATGTTCGAGCATATCGTCGGTAAAAAGGCGACGAAGCGCCGCAAGCTGTTCAACGGCTACATCGAAACGACATACTTCCAATATTGGGGAAAACGGGGGGAATGA